One window from the genome of Rariglobus hedericola encodes:
- the argH gene encoding argininosuccinate lyase, whose product MAKKSQATWGGRFTAGPADLMLKFSESVSFDHRLAPFDIAGSKAHSAMLAHVGLITAKERDSIHSGLDAILAQIAAGKFTWSTQLEDVHMNIEQALTKNVPAAAKLHTARSRNDQVATDMRLWFKHACAVLADKILGAQRAILSVAKRDGDVLIPGYTHLQRAQPVFLSHHLFAYLEMLERDRARFVEVADHANWCPLGSGAIAGTTLPIDREFTAKQLGFVDAKGRPRVTQNSMDTVADRDLFIEFATACALFGVHMSRIAEDLIIWSSVEFKFIDLPDTFCTGSSLMPQKKNPDSCELLRGKSARLQGNLHTLFVLTKGLPLTYNRDLQEDKPPVFDSFDQTALSADVLAGTIEGLTVFRARCAEAVADPALLATDLADYLVDRGVPFREAHHAVGSVVKLAETLKLPLDKLPTAEVKKIHAGYGDDWAVVFDLKRAMEKRRGTGMPGPAQVKKQFARWAKVLG is encoded by the coding sequence ATGGCGAAGAAATCCCAAGCGACCTGGGGCGGACGGTTCACCGCCGGCCCCGCCGATCTGATGTTGAAATTTAGCGAGTCCGTCTCGTTCGATCACCGGCTCGCGCCGTTCGACATCGCCGGCAGCAAAGCCCACTCGGCCATGCTGGCGCATGTCGGCCTGATCACCGCCAAGGAGCGCGATTCGATTCACTCCGGCCTCGACGCCATTCTCGCGCAGATCGCGGCGGGCAAGTTCACTTGGAGCACGCAGCTCGAAGACGTTCACATGAACATCGAGCAGGCGCTCACGAAAAACGTGCCCGCCGCCGCCAAATTACACACCGCCCGCAGCCGCAACGACCAGGTTGCGACCGATATGCGCCTGTGGTTCAAACACGCTTGCGCCGTCCTCGCCGACAAAATTCTCGGCGCCCAACGCGCCATCCTCTCCGTGGCGAAACGCGACGGCGACGTGCTCATCCCCGGTTACACGCACCTCCAGCGCGCCCAGCCGGTTTTCCTTTCGCATCACCTCTTCGCCTACCTTGAAATGCTGGAGCGCGACCGCGCCCGTTTCGTCGAGGTGGCCGATCATGCCAACTGGTGCCCGCTCGGGTCTGGCGCCATCGCCGGCACCACGCTGCCCATCGACCGTGAATTCACCGCGAAACAACTCGGGTTCGTTGATGCCAAGGGTCGTCCGCGCGTCACGCAGAACTCCATGGACACGGTGGCCGACCGCGACCTGTTCATCGAGTTTGCGACGGCTTGCGCGCTCTTCGGCGTGCACATGTCGCGTATCGCCGAGGACCTCATCATCTGGTCCAGCGTCGAGTTTAAGTTCATCGATCTGCCGGACACGTTCTGCACCGGCTCCTCGTTGATGCCGCAGAAAAAGAACCCCGATTCCTGCGAACTTCTTCGCGGCAAGTCGGCGCGTCTTCAGGGTAATCTTCACACGCTCTTCGTCCTCACGAAGGGTCTGCCGCTTACCTACAATCGCGATTTGCAAGAGGACAAGCCGCCGGTGTTTGACAGCTTTGACCAGACTGCGCTCTCCGCCGATGTGCTCGCCGGCACGATCGAAGGACTGACAGTTTTCCGTGCGCGTTGCGCCGAAGCCGTGGCCGATCCCGCGCTGCTGGCGACCGATCTTGCCGATTATCTCGTGGATCGCGGCGTTCCTTTCCGCGAAGCCCATCACGCGGTGGGTTCGGTCGTGAAACTCGCCGAGACGCTGAAGCTTCCTCTCGATAAACTGCCCACTGCCGAGGTGAAAAAAATCCACGCCGGCTATGGCGATGACTGGGCCGTGGTGTTCGACTTGAAGCGCGCCATGGAAAAACGTCGCGGCACCGGCATGCCCGGCCCCGCGCAAGTGAAGAAGCAGTTCGCGCGTTGGGCCAAAGTGCTGGGCTGA
- the mutL gene encoding DNA mismatch repair endonuclease MutL: MAKVRILSDRVANQIAAGEVIERPAAVVKELVENAVDAGATRIEVEFRHGGRSLMSVEDNGHGMSRDDALLALERHATSKISEADDLNRLASFGFRGEALPSIASVSRFILQTREAGTDVGSEILVNGGKFVHVRDCGRPVGTRIEVSQLFNSVPARRKFLKTDQTEAAHIITGVRLYALAFPQVAFTLIEDGRVIFRSPECVDLLGRVTEIFGRQLAGQLTPIDVSENGMRLSGLIGLPGQGRSSRHEMITFINQRPVDSRAINYALIESYHESLPKGRYPLAFVFFELDPAAVDVNVHPSKREVRFRSETAVRGFIIRSVLMRLRELGEVSVPVAPEVFVPVAARSITLPPFAMRTPVVPSPTTAPKLAPVLPARVERRMDDQAPQVLPEIVRPISPPVVSAPAWRFLGLAHGSYGLFETKAGLVLLDRRAAHERIWFERLQAQFSEGAVPSQRLLLPIPVELDPIASALLLDRLEFLNGHGFEVVEFGRNFFRIEGVPAWMEPADSEPFVRELLGALRDGQLQERKLDVAREQLARLAASRAIRLGEVVSEEAMQSLVAQLFACRAPLTSPGGTPTHIEFSHGELSRRFQR, from the coding sequence ATGGCCAAAGTCCGCATCCTCTCCGACCGGGTCGCCAATCAAATCGCCGCAGGCGAAGTGATCGAGCGTCCGGCAGCGGTGGTGAAAGAGCTCGTCGAGAATGCAGTCGATGCCGGTGCGACACGCATCGAGGTCGAGTTCCGGCATGGCGGGCGTTCGTTGATGAGTGTAGAGGACAACGGCCATGGCATGTCGCGCGATGATGCGCTGCTCGCGCTTGAGCGCCACGCGACCAGCAAGATCAGCGAGGCCGATGATCTCAACCGTCTCGCGAGTTTCGGTTTTCGCGGCGAAGCACTGCCGTCCATCGCGAGTGTATCCCGTTTTATACTACAAACTCGCGAGGCCGGCACGGACGTGGGTTCGGAGATTCTCGTCAACGGCGGCAAGTTTGTGCACGTGCGGGACTGCGGTCGTCCGGTGGGCACGCGCATCGAGGTGTCGCAGCTGTTCAACTCGGTTCCTGCCCGCCGCAAGTTTCTCAAGACCGACCAGACCGAGGCCGCGCACATCATCACCGGCGTGCGGCTCTACGCCTTGGCGTTTCCGCAGGTCGCCTTCACGTTGATCGAAGATGGACGGGTGATTTTTCGTTCTCCGGAATGCGTTGATCTGCTGGGACGCGTGACGGAAATTTTTGGACGTCAGCTCGCCGGCCAGCTCACCCCGATTGATGTCTCGGAGAATGGCATGCGCTTGAGCGGCTTGATCGGTTTGCCGGGGCAGGGGAGATCGTCGCGCCATGAGATGATCACGTTCATCAACCAACGTCCTGTGGACAGCCGTGCGATCAACTACGCGTTGATCGAGAGTTACCATGAATCGTTGCCAAAGGGGCGGTATCCGCTGGCGTTTGTCTTCTTTGAACTCGATCCGGCGGCGGTCGACGTGAATGTGCATCCATCGAAGCGCGAAGTGCGTTTTCGCTCTGAAACAGCAGTGCGTGGCTTCATTATTCGCAGTGTGCTGATGCGGTTGCGCGAGCTCGGCGAGGTGAGTGTGCCGGTTGCTCCCGAAGTATTTGTTCCGGTGGCGGCGCGGAGTATTACGCTGCCGCCTTTTGCGATGAGAACGCCGGTTGTGCCATCGCCGACGACTGCGCCGAAACTCGCTCCGGTCCTGCCAGCGCGCGTGGAGCGACGAATGGATGATCAGGCGCCGCAGGTTTTGCCGGAAATCGTTCGCCCGATTTCGCCGCCGGTGGTTTCGGCACCGGCGTGGCGATTCTTGGGTTTGGCTCACGGCAGCTACGGTCTGTTTGAAACGAAAGCCGGACTCGTGCTGCTGGATCGTCGGGCGGCGCATGAACGCATCTGGTTCGAGCGCCTGCAGGCCCAGTTTAGTGAAGGCGCGGTGCCGAGTCAGCGTTTGCTGCTGCCGATTCCTGTTGAGCTGGACCCGATCGCGAGCGCGTTGCTGCTGGACCGGCTGGAGTTTCTCAACGGCCACGGGTTCGAAGTCGTTGAGTTTGGCCGTAATTTTTTCCGAATCGAAGGCGTGCCGGCGTGGATGGAGCCGGCCGATTCAGAGCCCTTTGTGCGTGAATTGCTGGGGGCTTTGCGAGACGGACAATTGCAGGAGCGCAAACTCGATGTCGCGCGGGAGCAACTTGCACGACTGGCGGCCTCACGTGCGATTCGCCTGGGCGAGGTTGTCAGCGAGGAGGCGATGCAGTCGCTCGTGGCTCAATTGTTCGCCTGCCGGGCTCCTTTGACCAGTCCGGGCGGCACGCCGACCCACATCGAATTCAGTCATGGGGAGCTTTCCCGACGCTTTCAGCGGTAA
- a CDS encoding ATP-binding response regulator, giving the protein MEKTFITTTPVQGVATTGAPAGLGGMLTEFWASSSIGLCLTDDRGIIVSTNTAFAEAVGYAVDELAGLHIMRLFAAEAAVRGSVAHASFIAGNDQATAETTYLHRSGRPLFAHASDTRVHSLDGRVYRVTTLIDLSRQVGGVQQLRQNQQAENFTALASDISNDFNNLLSIILGYTAFLQDGTLDVNRLNTAVGGIDHAVRRAANLIRQTLHLSRRDELCFQRIAVGEFVREFFRMAGETLTPGIEVRLDLAQDLPPVSLDPQQFHHVLANLGQKARDLTGEGGRITFTTRQVDGAEVRTKFSDAREPSYVTLTLRVEPSVDAFVVGENPGTWDAAVRFSERRRDLAVLVVHSIMASHRAHLEIDTWSGPALVFRLYLPALIEAAPAPELPVPVAPAASAPERIVLVVDDEDTLLQALSFLLTRNGFTVLKARDGVEAVDEFTRNAERIALVVIDLGLPRMSGWEAFLKIKDHTPSVNAVIMSGHLEANLKTEILRAGAKGYLQKPFAMSEALAEVNRFFKTVT; this is encoded by the coding sequence ATGGAAAAAACGTTCATCACGACGACGCCCGTCCAAGGCGTAGCGACTACTGGTGCACCGGCGGGCTTGGGCGGCATGCTCACGGAATTCTGGGCGAGCTCCTCCATCGGACTGTGTCTCACGGATGACCGCGGGATCATCGTTTCGACGAACACTGCGTTTGCCGAGGCGGTGGGCTACGCAGTCGATGAGTTGGCGGGGCTCCACATCATGCGGTTGTTTGCGGCGGAGGCCGCGGTGCGCGGTTCGGTTGCGCATGCATCGTTCATCGCGGGAAATGATCAGGCCACGGCGGAGACCACGTATCTTCATCGCAGCGGGCGGCCATTATTTGCGCATGCTTCCGACACGCGGGTGCACTCGCTGGATGGTCGGGTATATCGCGTCACGACGTTGATTGATCTCAGCCGGCAGGTCGGTGGCGTGCAGCAGTTGCGACAGAACCAGCAGGCGGAAAACTTCACCGCGCTGGCATCCGACATCAGCAACGATTTCAACAACCTGCTTTCGATCATCCTCGGCTACACGGCGTTTTTGCAGGACGGCACGCTCGATGTGAACCGTCTCAACACCGCGGTTGGTGGCATCGATCACGCGGTGCGCCGTGCGGCCAATCTGATCCGCCAGACGCTGCACTTGTCGCGTCGTGACGAGCTGTGTTTTCAACGCATCGCGGTGGGCGAATTTGTGCGCGAATTTTTTCGCATGGCCGGCGAGACGCTGACGCCGGGTATCGAAGTGCGGCTCGATCTGGCGCAGGATTTGCCGCCGGTGTCGCTCGATCCGCAACAGTTTCACCACGTGCTCGCCAATCTCGGCCAGAAGGCGCGCGATCTTACCGGCGAGGGGGGACGCATTACATTTACGACCCGCCAGGTGGACGGGGCCGAGGTGCGCACGAAGTTTTCCGATGCGCGGGAGCCGTCGTATGTGACGCTCACGTTGCGCGTCGAGCCGTCGGTCGATGCGTTTGTCGTAGGAGAGAATCCGGGGACCTGGGATGCCGCGGTGCGTTTCTCCGAACGCCGGCGCGATCTGGCGGTGCTCGTGGTGCACAGCATCATGGCCAGCCACCGCGCTCACTTGGAAATCGACACATGGTCCGGGCCGGCGCTGGTGTTCCGTCTTTATCTGCCGGCATTGATCGAGGCGGCGCCTGCACCCGAGTTACCCGTGCCGGTGGCACCCGCGGCGTCGGCCCCCGAGCGAATCGTGCTGGTCGTGGATGATGAAGACACGTTGCTGCAGGCGCTGAGCTTTTTGCTCACGCGAAACGGTTTCACGGTGTTGAAGGCCCGCGATGGCGTGGAGGCGGTGGACGAGTTCACCCGCAACGCCGAACGCATCGCGCTCGTGGTGATCGATCTCGGCCTGCCGCGCATGAGCGGATGGGAGGCGTTTTTGAAAATCAAAGATCATACGCCCTCCGTGAATGCGGTGATCATGAGCGGACACTTGGAAGCGAATCTGAAGACCGAGATCCTTCGGGCCGGCGCAAAAGGCTACTTGCAAAAGCCCTTCGCGATGAGCGAGGCACTGGCCGAGGTGAACCGGTTTTTCAAGACCGTCACCTGA